One stretch of Gammaproteobacteria bacterium DNA includes these proteins:
- the pilQ gene encoding type IV pilus secretin PilQ, with the protein MTVSIALNDQATTNSSVKWLSRLAVAMYLLCLHTVVHSAGNTLDSISYSVLPGDQVQVRLNLSVPLEQEPLSFSIDNPARIALDFPDTSLNLEAKSQAIGVGMAHSVVAVEAGGRTRVVLNLVQLVPYDLRVEGNSVVLTLQTVELVATGLPAKIEAAGPARMPVGMAGIDKIDFRRGDQGEGRVIVTLTDPSIGINLDQEAGNIIIDFLDTSLPEELDRRLNVIDFATPVKEIDTSPLGNGARMVITTTTENYDYLSYQTDKIFTVEVKPLTPAQKEAIRKEKFGYTGERLSFNFQNIEVRAVLQLIADFTGLNMVASDTVTGNITLRLKNVPWDQALDIILKSKGLAMRRVGNVVMVAPQEEIAAREKLELEAERQLEELAPLRTEFIQVNYAKASDLAVLIKAEANNLLSERGNVTIDQRTNILIVQDIAVNLQSIREMIIKLDIPVRQVLIESRIVNASEDFAKDIGVRFGLAGRTEDPSRTKTFAIAGGTELGIFEDLDPTGFNTAGLEDFIVDLPVTDPAGALGLVVGKVGTWLLQLELSAAIAEGRTEDIASPRVITANQQEALIETGEEIPYQEATSSGATSVAFKKAVLSLRVTPQITPDDRVLLDLQVNQDTRGSPEVLGVPPIDTNEVTTQVLVDNGETVVLGGVYTQLDEVTIDRVPWFSDLPLFGFLFKRTLTTKNRSELLIFVTPKILKETLTVEL; encoded by the coding sequence ATGACGGTATCGATAGCGTTAAACGATCAAGCGACTACAAACTCGTCAGTTAAGTGGCTTTCGCGCCTTGCCGTGGCAATGTATCTGCTGTGTCTGCACACTGTCGTCCATTCCGCCGGCAACACCCTGGATAGCATTAGCTACTCAGTACTACCCGGGGATCAGGTGCAGGTAAGACTTAATCTGTCTGTGCCACTGGAGCAAGAGCCATTGAGCTTCAGCATTGACAATCCGGCCCGCATCGCGCTGGACTTTCCAGACACAAGTCTGAATCTGGAGGCAAAGAGTCAGGCTATCGGTGTCGGCATGGCCCATAGTGTGGTAGCGGTCGAGGCTGGTGGACGTACCCGTGTTGTACTGAATCTCGTACAACTAGTGCCCTATGACCTGCGGGTAGAAGGAAATTCCGTGGTGCTCACCCTACAGACAGTGGAACTCGTCGCAACCGGTCTCCCTGCGAAAATCGAGGCCGCCGGGCCAGCCCGGATGCCCGTGGGCATGGCAGGTATCGACAAGATCGACTTCCGCCGTGGCGATCAGGGCGAAGGTAGAGTAATCGTCACCCTCACGGATCCCTCCATCGGCATTAACCTGGATCAGGAAGCCGGCAACATCATCATCGATTTCCTGGACACCTCACTCCCGGAAGAGCTCGATCGACGTCTCAACGTAATCGACTTTGCAACACCGGTCAAGGAAATCGATACCTCACCACTCGGCAATGGAGCCCGTATGGTCATCACCACAACGACTGAGAACTACGACTACCTCTCCTATCAGACGGACAAAATATTCACAGTCGAGGTCAAGCCACTCACCCCGGCACAGAAGGAAGCGATCAGAAAGGAAAAATTTGGTTACACGGGAGAGCGCTTGTCGTTTAACTTCCAGAACATCGAGGTGCGCGCGGTACTCCAGCTTATCGCCGATTTTACAGGCCTCAATATGGTGGCGAGCGATACCGTCACAGGCAATATAACGCTCCGCTTGAAGAACGTGCCCTGGGACCAGGCACTAGACATCATCTTGAAATCGAAAGGTTTGGCTATGCGCAGGGTCGGCAACGTCGTCATGGTTGCCCCTCAGGAAGAGATCGCGGCACGCGAGAAACTGGAGCTTGAGGCAGAAAGGCAACTCGAGGAACTGGCTCCCTTGCGGACGGAGTTTATTCAGGTTAACTACGCCAAGGCGTCGGATCTCGCAGTGCTAATCAAGGCCGAAGCCAACAACCTGCTGTCAGAGCGCGGTAACGTGACTATCGATCAGCGCACCAACATACTTATCGTGCAGGATATCGCAGTAAACCTCCAAAGCATCCGAGAGATGATCATTAAGCTCGACATCCCGGTGCGACAGGTGCTCATCGAGTCACGCATCGTCAATGCCAGCGAGGACTTTGCCAAAGACATCGGTGTCCGCTTTGGGCTGGCCGGGCGCACGGAGGATCCCAGCAGGACCAAGACCTTCGCCATCGCGGGCGGAACGGAATTGGGTATATTTGAGGATCTCGACCCGACCGGGTTCAACACGGCAGGACTTGAGGATTTTATCGTCGACCTGCCTGTTACCGATCCCGCTGGGGCGCTGGGCCTGGTCGTCGGTAAGGTTGGGACCTGGCTCCTGCAGCTCGAGCTATCCGCGGCGATTGCCGAAGGGCGCACAGAAGACATCGCGAGTCCGAGGGTCATTACGGCAAACCAGCAAGAGGCCCTCATAGAGACAGGCGAAGAGATTCCGTACCAGGAGGCCACCTCCAGCGGCGCCACCTCGGTGGCGTTCAAGAAGGCGGTCTTGTCGCTGAGAGTCACGCCCCAGATCACCCCGGACGACCGCGTGCTTTTGGACCTGCAGGTCAACCAGGACACTCGGGGTTCCCCGGAAGTCCTTGGCGTGCCGCCGATCGATACCAATGAGGTCACCACACAGGTCCTGGTCGACAATGGCGAGACGGTCGTGCTTGGCGGGGTCTACACACAGTTAGACGAGGTGACCATTGATAGAGTCCCCTGGTTCAGTGACCTGCCGCTCTTTGGTTTCTTGTTCAAGCGGACCCTGACAACAAAGAATCGTTCCGAACTGCTCATCTTCGTGACACCGAAGATCCTTAAAGAGACGTTAACCGTAGAGTTGTGA
- a CDS encoding penicillin-binding protein 1A yields the protein MLRLVFNLLLVVLFSAVVLAAGTLWYVLPKLPGIEVLKNVQMQVPLRVYTQDFSLISEFGEQRRAPLALSEVPPQLIRAVLAAEDDRYYDHPGVDWQGLLRAAIQLVRTGEKTQGGSTITMQVARNFFLTREKTYLRKLNEILLALKIERELSKAAILELYLNKIYLGHRAYGVAAAAQVYYGTDIRSLTLPQFAMIAGLPKAPSTTNPVTNPARAIERRNYVLGRMLELGYITMQEYTDAIDAPVIASLHSPAVKVKAPYIAEMVRAYMLKNYGVAAYTAGYRVFTTVSDRLQTAANRSLSEALLEYAKRHGYRGPEHHVELEMEAEEDSWLTQLEGVARLGDLFPALVVDLDEQSVIAYLPDVGPVIIEWSGLSWARPYVNENRRGPAPKKAADILSVGDVIHVQLTEDGQWRLAQIPAIEGGLVAMRPDDGAILALVGGYDFQRSKFNRVTQARRQPGSSFKPFIYSAALESGYTAASLINDAPVVFDDPGLEAVWRPENYSGRTHGPTRLREALTHSRNLVSIRLLNAIGVSNAIEYLGRFGFNTEQLPRNLSLALGSGALSPLELATGFAVFANGGYLVQPYFIDRIETDDGRIVMRAQPKTVCHDCKSADFAEDTSALLVSIDDSTLMLLEADEVNADSVISPQNAWIINSMMRDVIRRGTGRRAREVGRDDLAGKTGTTNDQRDAWFSGFNTELVATAWVGFDQFQPLGDRETGAYAALPMWVKFMRSALKDISSSPLERPTGLVAVRIDPDTGELASADNSRAIFEIFRSNYVPEGPANNQMPTTHSDELGVEEIPEQLF from the coding sequence ATGTTGCGGCTTGTATTCAATCTTCTCCTAGTCGTCTTATTCTCAGCCGTGGTCTTGGCGGCAGGCACGCTTTGGTACGTATTGCCAAAGCTGCCCGGTATCGAAGTGCTCAAGAATGTCCAGATGCAGGTACCGCTACGGGTGTACACCCAGGATTTCTCCCTAATATCAGAATTTGGTGAGCAACGACGGGCGCCGCTGGCCCTCAGTGAGGTGCCCCCACAATTGATTCGAGCGGTTCTGGCAGCGGAGGATGATCGTTACTACGACCACCCCGGGGTAGATTGGCAGGGGCTATTGCGTGCCGCGATCCAGCTCGTTAGAACGGGTGAAAAGACACAGGGCGGAAGTACCATCACGATGCAAGTGGCACGCAATTTTTTCCTTACTCGGGAGAAGACCTACTTGCGTAAATTGAACGAGATTCTCCTCGCCCTGAAGATAGAGCGGGAACTTTCGAAAGCTGCCATTCTTGAGTTATACCTCAACAAGATCTATCTCGGGCACAGGGCCTATGGGGTTGCAGCCGCAGCCCAAGTCTACTATGGAACCGACATCCGGTCCCTTACGCTACCGCAGTTTGCCATGATCGCGGGCCTTCCGAAGGCCCCGTCGACGACTAATCCTGTCACTAATCCGGCACGGGCGATTGAGCGGAGAAACTATGTACTCGGGCGAATGCTTGAACTGGGGTACATCACCATGCAGGAATATACGGACGCCATTGACGCTCCGGTCATTGCGAGCCTGCACAGCCCGGCGGTGAAGGTGAAAGCCCCTTATATTGCCGAGATGGTGCGGGCATACATGCTCAAGAATTATGGGGTGGCTGCCTATACGGCTGGGTATCGTGTGTTTACGACGGTGAGTGATCGCTTACAAACAGCAGCCAACAGGAGCCTCAGCGAGGCCTTGCTCGAGTACGCCAAACGCCACGGTTACCGCGGGCCGGAGCACCATGTTGAGCTTGAAATGGAGGCTGAGGAGGACAGCTGGTTAACTCAGCTTGAGGGAGTTGCTCGGTTAGGCGATCTGTTCCCGGCATTGGTCGTCGACTTGGACGAGCAATCAGTGATCGCCTATCTGCCAGACGTCGGTCCGGTGATTATTGAATGGTCCGGCCTGTCTTGGGCGCGGCCATATGTTAACGAAAACCGCCGTGGTCCAGCGCCTAAAAAAGCGGCGGACATCCTTAGCGTGGGTGATGTCATCCATGTGCAGTTGACGGAAGATGGGCAATGGCGGCTTGCGCAGATCCCGGCGATCGAAGGCGGTCTGGTTGCGATGAGACCAGATGACGGAGCGATACTTGCGCTGGTTGGAGGATATGATTTTCAACGAAGCAAGTTCAATCGAGTGACGCAAGCCCGACGCCAGCCGGGATCGAGCTTTAAGCCGTTTATTTATTCTGCTGCGCTCGAGTCGGGCTATACGGCGGCGAGTCTCATTAATGATGCACCAGTAGTATTTGATGACCCAGGGCTTGAGGCAGTTTGGCGACCTGAAAACTATAGCGGCAGAACACACGGCCCCACGCGATTGCGGGAAGCACTGACCCATTCACGTAACCTAGTTTCGATACGGCTTCTAAACGCTATTGGTGTCTCGAACGCTATCGAATATCTTGGTCGCTTCGGTTTTAATACTGAACAACTGCCAAGAAATTTGTCTCTAGCACTCGGCAGCGGTGCGCTTAGTCCCTTAGAACTTGCAACTGGCTTCGCCGTCTTCGCTAACGGTGGATATTTAGTTCAACCGTATTTTATCGACAGAATTGAGACGGACGATGGCCGCATCGTTATGCGAGCCCAACCAAAGACAGTCTGCCATGATTGCAAATCTGCCGACTTTGCGGAAGACACCTCGGCATTACTGGTCAGCATAGACGATTCAACCTTGATGCTATTGGAAGCTGATGAGGTTAACGCAGACAGTGTTATCAGTCCACAGAATGCATGGATCATTAACTCAATGATGCGTGACGTGATCCGTCGAGGGACTGGGCGGCGTGCGCGAGAAGTGGGTCGCGATGATCTTGCGGGGAAAACGGGCACAACAAATGACCAGCGAGATGCGTGGTTTTCCGGCTTCAATACGGAACTGGTTGCTACTGCGTGGGTGGGCTTCGATCAATTTCAGCCGCTTGGCGATCGCGAGACCGGTGCATACGCGGCACTGCCGATGTGGGTAAAATTTATGCGTAGTGCACTTAAAGACATATCTTCATCCCCATTGGAGCGTCCAACCGGCTTAGTTGCAGTGCGTATTGATCCTGATACGGGCGAACTTGCAAGCGCAGATAATTCGCGGGCGATATTCGAGATCTTCAGAAGTAATTATGTACCTGAAGGTCCTGCTAATAACCAAATGCCGACGACGCATAGCGACGAGCTTGGAGTAGAAGAGATTCCGGAACAGCTTTTTTGA
- a CDS encoding type 4a pilus biogenesis protein PilO, which yields MNWSDLQNLELQNIGNWPTPAKLGIIMLVCGGILGAAWYLDTQKQRDTLAKVEAEEISLRETFGFKQKKAANLEALKQQMKEMEQTFGDMLRQLPNKTEVAGLLVDISQTGLASGLEFELFQPLQEQPSEFYAELPIRIQVKGDYHELGEFVSGVAALPRIVTEHDINISKQGDKGLTMTVTAKTYRAMEEEEEAQAGAAQ from the coding sequence ATGAATTGGTCGGATCTACAAAATCTTGAACTCCAAAACATCGGCAATTGGCCGACACCTGCAAAGCTCGGGATCATCATGTTGGTATGCGGCGGCATTCTTGGTGCAGCGTGGTACTTAGATACGCAGAAACAACGAGACACGCTCGCTAAGGTTGAGGCTGAGGAAATCAGTCTGCGGGAAACCTTTGGATTCAAACAAAAGAAGGCCGCAAATCTGGAAGCCTTAAAACAACAGATGAAGGAAATGGAGCAGACATTTGGTGACATGCTCCGCCAACTTCCCAATAAAACGGAAGTGGCTGGGTTGCTTGTCGACATCTCCCAGACAGGCCTAGCCAGCGGCCTTGAATTTGAGCTTTTCCAGCCCCTGCAGGAACAGCCGTCAGAGTTTTATGCAGAGCTACCGATTCGCATACAAGTGAAGGGCGATTATCACGAGTTAGGAGAATTCGTTAGCGGCGTCGCTGCGCTTCCCCGCATCGTTACCGAACACGACATCAATATCTCAAAGCAGGGCGACAAAGGCTTGACGATGACAGTCACGGCAAAAACCTATCGCGCGATGGAGGAAGAAGAGGAAGCACAAGCGGGAGCGGCCCAATGA
- a CDS encoding pilus assembly protein PilM yields MLLFKSKSVPILGVDISSTSIKLLELGRTGSRYRVESYAAEPTPPNTVVEKNITDVEAVGEAIGRAVKKASTRTKYAAAAVAGSAIITKIISMPGDLSEDEMEGQIEVEADQYIPFPLEEINMDFEVLGPSQEQPGRVDVLLAASRSDNIDVRVAALEVAGLTAKIIDVEAFALENSIGLLAKDMPGRGKDQVIAIADVGAAMTTFSVLENLKIMYTREQAFGGKQLTEDIQRRYGLSYEEAGQAKRQGGLPENYVPEVLEPFKEAMAQQISRAMQFFYSSSQITNVDQLFLAGGCASIAGIGELVESTTGVTTRIANPFANMSISSGVRAQALSNDAPALMTCCGLALRSFD; encoded by the coding sequence ATGCTCCTATTCAAGAGCAAATCGGTTCCGATTCTAGGCGTTGACATCAGCTCAACGTCAATAAAACTCCTTGAACTTGGCCGTACCGGTTCTCGATATCGTGTTGAAAGTTACGCGGCAGAGCCCACTCCGCCCAATACTGTAGTAGAAAAGAATATAACCGATGTTGAAGCAGTCGGCGAAGCTATCGGTCGAGCGGTCAAAAAGGCTAGCACGCGCACCAAATACGCCGCTGCCGCCGTCGCGGGCTCCGCCATTATTACCAAGATCATTTCCATGCCAGGAGACCTTTCTGAGGATGAAATGGAAGGTCAAATTGAGGTCGAAGCTGATCAATATATCCCATTTCCGCTGGAAGAGATCAATATGGATTTTGAGGTGCTCGGGCCATCTCAAGAGCAACCAGGTCGCGTTGATGTTCTACTCGCGGCATCAAGAAGCGACAACATTGATGTACGGGTAGCAGCGCTTGAGGTTGCCGGCCTCACCGCAAAAATCATCGATGTAGAAGCCTTTGCCCTGGAAAACTCAATTGGGCTGCTTGCCAAGGACATGCCCGGCCGCGGCAAAGATCAAGTGATTGCCATCGCCGATGTTGGCGCAGCAATGACGACTTTCAGCGTACTGGAAAATCTGAAAATCATGTACACCCGCGAACAGGCTTTTGGCGGGAAGCAGTTAACAGAAGATATTCAACGCCGCTATGGGCTCTCCTACGAAGAAGCTGGGCAAGCAAAACGGCAAGGTGGATTGCCGGAGAATTATGTGCCGGAGGTTCTCGAGCCTTTCAAGGAAGCAATGGCACAACAGATCAGCCGGGCTATGCAATTTTTCTACTCGTCAAGCCAGATTACGAATGTTGATCAGCTTTTCCTCGCGGGAGGGTGCGCTTCTATAGCGGGCATTGGTGAACTGGTCGAATCCACGACCGGCGTCACGACGCGCATTGCAAATCCATTCGCCAACATGTCGATATCGTCCGGTGTTCGCGCGCAGGCATTGAGCAATGACGCGCCCGCATTGATGACCTGCTGCGGACTGGCGCTGAGGAGCTTCGACTAA
- a CDS encoding primosomal protein N': MTQRPLVILQVALPAPVRRCFDYLPPADCDIDRLSPGIRLRVPFGPRHRVGLLMSITDKSELLPEQLKVAGSVLDSEPLLSTSHLSFLRWASDYYHHPIGEVVFTCLPSLLRKGRPARRRSETRWRVTAEGGRVQIDDLRRAPRQAGLLQFLRKYPEGATRKQISEQSRGWHAVIRSLIKKGWVDAYESTYKPREDNERLEPALALNTAQHQAVEAIHSSIGKFQAFLLDGVTGSGKTEVYLHVIDRMIRDGRQALVLIPEIGLTPQIISRFRRRFSVPIAVLHSALSEQERLSAWLMARDGSASIVIGTRSAVWTPLRRPGAFIVDEEHDLSYKQQEGFRYSARDLAVVRAQRAKVPILLGTATPSLESLYNAAEQRYQHLILPERAGGAVAPKIEVVDVRRRPMQAAVSDFLLEATTDHLKQGHQVLLFLNRRGYAPTMLCHHCGSVAGCQRCDVHMTYHKQREVLVCHHCGAERRPEKSCPSCGGADLIAVGYGTERVAQMLKEVFPQTGILRIDRDSTRRKGAMQNMLDAIQSGGAGILIGTQMLAKGHHFPNVTLVGVVDADSGLFGADFRSSERMAQLIMQVAGRAGRAECPGTVLIQTHHPDHHLLRSLIEHGYRQFAQNALLERREADLPPYSRLALLRAEATGRDAPNNFLDEARAVALKLADDGNKIFGPVAAPIERRAGRYRGQLLVQAHTRSTLQHMLSPWIQQLERLRSARKVRWSLDVDPQDML, encoded by the coding sequence ATGACCCAGAGGCCATTGGTTATCTTGCAGGTTGCACTGCCTGCTCCCGTTCGCCGCTGTTTTGATTATCTTCCTCCCGCCGATTGTGACATCGATAGGTTGAGCCCCGGGATCCGCCTGCGCGTGCCGTTTGGTCCACGACACCGGGTCGGCCTATTGATGTCGATCACCGATAAATCTGAGCTGCTGCCAGAACAGCTTAAGGTGGCGGGTTCGGTTTTGGACAGCGAACCGTTGTTATCGACGAGTCACTTGTCTTTTCTGCGTTGGGCAAGTGATTACTACCATCACCCAATAGGGGAGGTGGTATTTACTTGTTTGCCGTCGCTGCTGCGCAAAGGCCGACCCGCCCGTCGACGAAGCGAGACCCGATGGCGCGTTACTGCTGAAGGCGGCCGCGTCCAAATTGATGATCTTAGACGTGCCCCACGTCAGGCGGGATTGTTGCAGTTCTTGCGGAAATATCCTGAAGGGGCGACGCGCAAGCAAATTTCCGAGCAGAGTCGTGGATGGCACGCCGTCATTCGATCACTAATTAAGAAAGGTTGGGTCGACGCGTATGAGAGCACATACAAACCAAGGGAAGACAATGAGCGCCTTGAGCCCGCGCTTGCGCTCAATACTGCTCAACATCAGGCTGTAGAAGCAATTCATTCATCTATTGGAAAGTTCCAGGCGTTTTTGTTGGATGGGGTTACTGGTAGCGGCAAGACTGAAGTTTATCTGCATGTAATCGACCGTATGATACGCGATGGTCGACAAGCTCTCGTGTTGATACCGGAAATCGGTTTAACACCTCAGATCATCTCCCGCTTCCGCCGACGGTTTTCTGTCCCGATTGCCGTGTTACATTCTGCGTTATCGGAACAGGAACGGTTGAGTGCATGGTTGATGGCTCGAGATGGTAGTGCATCGATCGTAATCGGCACTCGCTCCGCAGTTTGGACGCCGTTGCGTCGCCCGGGCGCGTTCATCGTCGACGAAGAGCATGATCTATCGTACAAACAGCAAGAAGGGTTTCGCTACTCCGCTCGTGACCTTGCCGTTGTGCGTGCGCAACGGGCAAAAGTTCCAATTTTACTCGGCACAGCCACACCGTCACTGGAATCGTTATATAACGCGGCTGAACAGCGCTACCAACATCTGATCCTTCCTGAACGGGCCGGCGGCGCGGTCGCTCCTAAGATTGAGGTAGTGGACGTTCGGCGTCGCCCTATGCAGGCAGCTGTCTCGGATTTTTTATTAGAGGCCACCACAGATCACCTCAAACAGGGACACCAAGTCCTGTTGTTTCTTAATCGGCGCGGTTATGCGCCTACTATGCTGTGCCATCACTGTGGCTCGGTCGCAGGCTGCCAGCGCTGCGATGTGCATATGACCTATCACAAACAGAGGGAAGTCCTGGTTTGCCACCACTGTGGAGCTGAGCGTCGGCCCGAGAAGTCTTGTCCGTCGTGCGGGGGTGCCGATCTGATCGCAGTGGGCTATGGAACGGAGCGTGTTGCGCAGATGTTAAAGGAAGTTTTCCCACAGACTGGGATCCTTCGGATTGACCGCGACAGCACGCGCCGCAAGGGTGCGATGCAGAACATGCTGGACGCCATTCAATCCGGTGGGGCCGGTATTTTGATTGGGACGCAGATGCTGGCGAAGGGCCACCACTTTCCGAATGTCACGCTTGTTGGCGTTGTCGATGCAGATAGCGGTTTGTTCGGAGCTGATTTTCGCTCCAGCGAACGCATGGCCCAGCTTATCATGCAAGTTGCCGGGCGTGCGGGACGTGCCGAATGTCCAGGAACCGTACTAATTCAGACGCACCATCCTGATCATCATTTATTAAGGTCATTGATAGAACATGGCTATAGGCAGTTTGCTCAAAATGCGCTCCTTGAGCGACGCGAGGCCGATCTGCCACCATATAGCCGTCTGGCGCTCTTGCGCGCAGAAGCGACCGGGCGGGACGCACCGAACAACTTTCTCGACGAAGCGCGAGCTGTGGCACTTAAGCTCGCGGATGATGGGAATAAAATTTTTGGACCTGTGGCAGCACCGATTGAACGGCGCGCCGGCCGTTACCGCGGCCAGTTATTGGTTCAAGCTCATACTCGCAGTACATTGCAGCACATGCTGAGTCCATGGATTCAGCAGCTTGAGCGTTTGAGATCGGCGCGTAAGGTACGGTGGTCGTTGGATGTGGATCCACAGGATATGTTGTGA
- a CDS encoding pilus assembly protein PilP, whose product MMRARPKALLSAFLGLSLIAVVTGGCVSRDISDLEEFVEQIKARPGGRLEPLPEIRPYEAYTYQSSGERDPFAPFFEKSLDEITAELADSQNNKYIDELQNRNREELEQFELDSLRMVGLLEDTDEQWGIIVDPDGTIHRVKVGNYMGRNIGKITNIYEDRIELREVVQDSQGRWTERTAALALVE is encoded by the coding sequence ATGATGAGGGCGCGTCCTAAAGCATTGTTATCAGCCTTCCTCGGCCTGAGTCTGATCGCGGTTGTCACGGGCGGCTGCGTATCCCGTGACATCAGCGACCTAGAGGAATTCGTAGAACAGATCAAGGCGAGGCCGGGGGGGCGCCTTGAACCGCTCCCGGAGATTAGACCCTATGAAGCATATACGTATCAATCAAGTGGCGAACGGGATCCTTTTGCTCCGTTCTTTGAAAAGTCCCTAGATGAGATCACCGCCGAATTGGCAGATTCACAAAACAATAAATATATCGATGAGCTACAGAATAGGAATCGTGAGGAACTCGAACAGTTTGAGCTTGATAGCCTACGCATGGTGGGTCTATTGGAGGATACAGATGAGCAATGGGGGATTATTGTAGACCCAGACGGAACGATTCACCGCGTCAAGGTTGGCAACTACATGGGTCGCAACATTGGAAAGATCACGAATATCTACGAAGACAGAATTGAACTTCGGGAGGTTGTTCAGGACAGCCAGGGCCGGTGGACAGAGCGTACAGCCGCGCTAGCACTGGTTGAATAA
- the aroK gene encoding shikimate kinase AroK: MARPNNIFLVGPMGAGKSTIGRQLAKQLKMDFRDSDHEIETRTGVDIPFIFEMEGEKGFRKREKQVIDELTQLQGIVLASGGGAVLDPDNRSRLVSRGFVIYLHAPMEQLLERTCLDRKRPLLQNEDPQQKMKQVIAERDPLYREVADLIVETGRRTVRRVVNDICQQTENQ, from the coding sequence ATAGCTAGGCCTAACAATATTTTTCTCGTCGGTCCCATGGGCGCAGGCAAATCAACCATCGGTCGCCAACTTGCCAAACAACTTAAGATGGATTTTCGTGATAGTGACCACGAAATCGAAACGCGTACTGGTGTAGATATTCCCTTTATCTTTGAGATGGAGGGCGAAAAAGGTTTTCGCAAGCGTGAGAAGCAAGTAATCGACGAGTTAACACAGCTACAGGGTATTGTGCTCGCTAGTGGCGGCGGCGCCGTACTCGACCCGGATAATCGGTCACGGCTTGTTAGCCGTGGATTTGTGATCTACCTACACGCACCAATGGAACAATTGCTCGAACGCACGTGCTTGGATCGGAAACGTCCCTTACTCCAGAATGAAGATCCGCAACAGAAGATGAAACAGGTCATCGCGGAGCGTGATCCCTTATATCGAGAGGTTGCCGATTTGATAGTAGAAACAGGCCGCCGTACAGTACGACGAGTCGTAAACGATATCTGTCAACAAACTGAAAATCAATGA
- a CDS encoding PilN domain-containing protein, translating to MAKINLLPWRAALRKERQTRFYITVGVAIVVTLGIWGFVHLFFEQLISYQNSRNQYLQVQIVLLDKKIKEIRELEREKERLLARMRAIERLQANRPLIVRLFDEMVTSLPEGVSLKQVTQKGAVITIDGIAQSNARVSNFMRNLEESPWLATPELDIIQTTDQKGTRISNFTLRFNQVYPKAEEDSEDEAGS from the coding sequence ATGGCGAAGATTAACCTGCTTCCCTGGCGCGCGGCGCTCCGCAAAGAGCGCCAAACTCGATTCTATATCACCGTGGGTGTGGCCATTGTTGTGACGCTAGGCATTTGGGGTTTCGTCCATCTCTTCTTCGAACAATTAATCTCCTATCAGAATTCGCGTAACCAATACCTTCAGGTCCAGATTGTGCTACTTGATAAGAAGATCAAAGAGATTAGGGAACTTGAAAGGGAGAAAGAAAGACTCCTAGCGCGCATGAGAGCTATTGAGCGGCTGCAAGCCAATCGTCCTTTGATCGTTCGGTTGTTTGATGAAATGGTTACCAGTTTGCCGGAAGGAGTCAGTCTTAAACAGGTTACTCAAAAAGGTGCCGTCATAACGATTGACGGCATCGCCCAATCGAATGCGCGCGTTTCTAATTTCATGCGCAATCTCGAGGAATCACCCTGGTTAGCGACGCCAGAGCTCGACATTATTCAAACAACAGATCAGAAAGGAACGCGCATTAGCAACTTCACCCTGCGCTTTAATCAAGTGTATCCGAAGGCTGAAGAAGATAGCGAAGACGAGGCAGGTTCATAA